A DNA window from Macrobrachium rosenbergii isolate ZJJX-2024 chromosome 41, ASM4041242v1, whole genome shotgun sequence contains the following coding sequences:
- the LOC136826795 gene encoding alpha-amylase 1-like, which produces MDRHPEVISHSFLHCIRDMIRLVAALLALAASCLGQWDPGVTNGQVIVHLFEWPWSDIARECEEFLGPRGFGGVQVSPPNENVVVHQDTVTRPWWERYQPVSYQLVTRSGDENAFKDMVSRCNNVGVRIYADAVINHMSGGWPTGTVGTGGTSFDSGAESYPGVPYSGFDFNDGNCQTASGSIEDYSDANQVRNCKLTGLNDLNQGTEYVRGKILDYLNKLIDYGVAGFRVDASKHMWPGDMKAIFDDLKDLNTEHFGANARPFIFQEVIDLGGEAVTSLEYVGNGRVTEFKYGKFLGEAFRGSNQLKWLVNFGEGWGMIDRQYALVFIDNHDNQRGHGAGGKMILTFRDARLYKMATAFMLAWPYGFTRVMSSYYWEQHWVGDHDENDWVGPPMDSQENIVGPTINPDATCGGGWMCEHRWRQIFNMVEFRNVAHGTDMNDWWDNGNNQISFCRGGKGFIAINNDSSDLTQTLQTCLSAGTYCDVISGSKDGGSCTGKSVTVNSDGTAYIEIKTSEDDGVLAIHVNSKL; this is translated from the exons ATGGACCGTCACCCGGAGGTCATCAGCCATTCATTTCTCCACTGCATTCGAG ATATGATTCGGTTGGTTGCTGCTTTGTTGGCCCTCGCTGCCTCTTGCCTCGGTCAGTGGGACCCAGGCGTGACGAATGGGCAA GTAATCGTTCATCTTTTTGAATGGCCGTGGAGTGACATCGCTCGAGAATGTGAAGAATTCCTAGGACCCAGAGGATTTGGTGGTGTTCAG GTTTCGCCACCAAACGAGAACGTAGTCGTCCACCAAGACACTGTCACCCGGCCGTGGTGGGAGCGATACCAGCCTGTGTCTTACCAACTCGTAACTCGTTCGGGAGACGAAAATGCCTTCAAGGACATGGTTTCGAGATGTAACAATGTCGGAGTGAG AATCTACGCAGACGCTGTCATCAATCACATGTCGGGAGGATGGCCAACGGGCACAGTGGGCACGGGAGGCACATCATTTGATTCCGGCGCTGAGAGTTACCCTGGAGTGCCCTATTCCGGCTTCGACTTCAACGACGGCAACTGCCAGACTGCCTCAGGAAGCATCGAGGATTACAGTGATGCCAACCAG GTTCGAAACTGCAAACTAACAGGTCTGAATGATCTGAATCAAGGAACAGAATATGTACGAGGGAAAATCTTGGATTATCTCAACAAGCTTATTGACTACGGTGTGGCTGGCTTCCGAGTTGATGCCAGCAAGCACATGTGGCCAGGAGACATGAAG GCTATCTTCGATGACCTAAAAGACCTCAACACCGAGCATTTTGGTGCCAATGCAAGACCTTTTATTTTCCAAGAAGTTATTGATTTAG GTGGAGAGGCCGTCACCAGCTTAGAATACGTTGGCAATGGTCGAGTGACCGAGTTCAAGTATGGGAAGTTCTTAGGTGAGGCTTTCCGTGGTAGTAACCAACTCAAATGGCTCGTGAACTTCGGAGAAGGATGGGGGATGATAGACAGGCAATATGCTCTTGTCTTCATTGATAATCATGACAACCAGAGAGGACACGGTGCTGGAGGAAAGATGATTCTTACCTTCCGAGATGCAAGGTTATATAAG ATGGCAACTGCTTTCATGTTAGCCTGGCCATATGGGTTCACCCGTGTTATGTCCTCGTACTACTGGGAACAACACTGGGTGGGTGATCACGATGAGAATGACTGGGTGGGTCCTCCAATGGACAGCCAGGAAAATATCGTCGGTCCCACCATCAACCCTGACGCAACCTGCGGAGGCGGATGGATGTGCGAGCATAGATGGCGTCAGATCTTCAACATGGTTGAATTCCGAAATGTTGCCCATG GAACTGACATGAATGACTGGTGGGACAACGGCAACAATCAGATTTCTTTCTGCAGAGGAGGCAAAGGATTTATCGCCATCAACAATGACAGTTCCGACCTCACACAAACTTTGCAG ACTTGCCTGTCAGCTGGTACCTACTGCGACGTCATTTCCGGTTCTAAGGACGGAGGATCGTGTACCGGCAAGTCTGTCACAGTTAACAGCGATGGAACCGCCTATATTGAAATCAAGACTTCGGAAGATGACGGAGTACTGGCTATCCACGTTAAT tCTAAGTTATAA